A section of the Nitrospirota bacterium genome encodes:
- a CDS encoding ORF6N domain-containing protein translates to MSVLVPRERIEQTILLIRGHRVMLSPDLADLYAVEPRALIQAVKRNKDRFPPDFMFQLTEREFGHLKSQFVISSWGGLRRAYPYAFTEQGVAMLSSVLRSKRAVQANIAIMRAFVRLREMIGSNA, encoded by the coding sequence ATGAGCGTTCTGGTTCCTCGGGAAAGAATTGAGCAGACAATTCTCCTGATCCGTGGTCATCGAGTCATGCTGAGCCCAGACCTTGCCGATCTCTATGCAGTTGAGCCGCGTGCCCTTATACAGGCTGTGAAACGCAATAAGGACCGATTTCCACCCGACTTCATGTTTCAACTGACAGAGCGGGAATTCGGCCACTTGAAATCACAATTTGTGATTTCAAGTTGGGGCGGCCTCCGTAGAGCCTACCCCTATGCGTTCACCGAGCAAGGCGTGGCAATGTTATCCAGTGTGTTGCGAAGTAAGAGGGCTGTTCAAGCCAACATTGCCATCATGCGGGCCTTTGTGCGTCTCCGAGAAATGATCGGATCGAATGCTTGA